One genomic segment of Ignavibacteriota bacterium includes these proteins:
- a CDS encoding UDP-2,3-diacylglucosamine diphosphatase — translation MASIFISDLHFGLLSREAEKLREKKFVEFLQFAKNECDQFFILGDLFDYWFEYRRVIQKGYFRTLTAISDLVESGIKVHYLIGNHDFMHRDFFEKELGVKLYENELKIEIDDKKFFLAHGDGLVENDLGYKILKKVLRNKNVQKLYSLIHPDLGIWLASSSSKTSRNYTTQKSYGEIDGLLKTAQKIIDDGYDYVLFGHSHEQKNVIYKNGQYINLGTWLDKPCYGIYKNQNFEIIEWNS, via the coding sequence TTGGCATCAATATTTATTTCTGATTTACATTTTGGATTACTTTCTCGCGAAGCTGAAAAATTAAGAGAAAAGAAATTCGTTGAATTTTTGCAATTCGCAAAAAATGAGTGTGACCAATTTTTCATTTTGGGCGATCTTTTTGATTATTGGTTTGAATACAGACGCGTAATTCAAAAAGGATATTTTAGAACTTTAACTGCAATTTCTGATTTGGTTGAATCCGGAATAAAAGTTCATTATTTAATCGGCAATCACGATTTTATGCACAGAGATTTTTTTGAGAAAGAATTAGGTGTTAAACTTTATGAAAATGAATTGAAAATTGAAATTGATGATAAAAAATTTTTTCTTGCTCATGGCGATGGTTTGGTTGAAAATGATTTGGGTTATAAAATTCTGAAAAAAGTTTTAAGAAATAAAAATGTTCAGAAATTATATTCACTGATTCACCCGGATTTAGGAATTTGGCTTGCAAGTTCATCTAGTAAAACAAGCAGAAATTATACAACTCAAAAATCCTATGGTGAAATTGATGGATTATTAAAAACCGCTCAGAAAATTATTGATGACGGATATGATTATGTTTTATTCGGACATTCGCATGAGCAGAAAAATGTTATTTACAAAAATGGGCAATACATAAATTTAGGAACTTGGCTGGATAAACCATGTTACGGAATTTATAAAAATCAAAATTTTGAGATTATTGAATGGAATAGTTAA
- a CDS encoding citrate (Si)-synthase, translating to MSDLKEKLFKKIEAWRPRTTRLLKEFGNVKVDEVDIGQVIGGARDIKSLVTDISYLDPFEGIRFRGLTIPEVLDQLPKVPEAEMPYVEGFFYFLLTGDIPSMEDVQAVAEEFSNRHVVPNYVFDILKAMPEDSHPMVMFSTAILAMQRESEFVKEYNSGHLKKNDYWAPTYEDGLNLLAKIPGIAAFIYRLKYKNGDFIESDSKLDLGGNFAHMMGIAKPYDDVARMYFILHSDHESGNVSAHAGHLVASALSDLYYSISAMTNGLAGPLHGLANQEVLGWLQGVYDKMGGKVPSEAEMRQFVWDTLKGGQVIPGFGHAVLRKTDPRYMAQREFCLKHLPTDPLFQYVDLLFKVVPPVLLEQGKAKNPWPNVDAQSGVIQWYYGLKEYDFYTVLFAVGRAFGVVANIIWDRGLGYPIERPKSVTTEMLEEAAGIKSANS from the coding sequence ATGTCAGATCTGAAAGAAAAGCTGTTTAAGAAAATTGAAGCATGGCGCCCGCGTACCACACGTCTTTTGAAAGAATTTGGTAATGTTAAAGTTGATGAAGTTGATATTGGTCAAGTTATTGGCGGTGCGAGAGATATTAAAAGTCTTGTTACGGATATTTCTTATCTTGATCCATTTGAGGGAATTCGCTTTCGCGGATTAACAATTCCGGAAGTGTTGGATCAACTGCCAAAAGTTCCTGAAGCAGAAATGCCTTATGTAGAAGGATTCTTTTACTTTTTACTAACCGGTGATATTCCTTCGATGGAAGATGTTCAAGCTGTTGCAGAAGAATTTAGCAATCGTCATGTTGTTCCAAATTATGTTTTTGATATTCTAAAAGCTATGCCGGAAGATTCTCATCCGATGGTAATGTTTTCAACGGCAATTTTGGCAATGCAAAGAGAATCGGAATTTGTAAAAGAATATAATTCGGGACATTTAAAGAAAAATGATTATTGGGCTCCAACTTATGAAGACGGTTTAAATCTTCTTGCAAAAATTCCCGGAATAGCAGCTTTTATTTATAGATTAAAATATAAAAATGGTGATTTTATTGAATCTGATTCCAAACTTGATCTTGGCGGAAATTTTGCACACATGATGGGAATTGCAAAACCATATGATGATGTTGCAAGAATGTATTTTATTTTACATAGTGATCATGAAAGCGGAAATGTTAGTGCTCATGCCGGTCATTTAGTTGCAAGTGCTTTATCTGATTTATATTATTCAATTTCTGCAATGACAAACGGGCTTGCCGGACCATTACACGGACTTGCAAATCAAGAAGTATTAGGCTGGCTGCAAGGTGTTTATGATAAAATGGGTGGTAAAGTTCCATCTGAAGCAGAAATGAGACAATTTGTTTGGGATACTTTAAAAGGCGGTCAAGTAATTCCGGGATTTGGTCATGCGGTATTAAGAAAAACAGATCCTCGTTATATGGCGCAAAGAGAATTTTGTCTAAAACATTTACCAACCGATCCATTATTCCAATACGTAGATTTACTATTCAAAGTTGTTCCTCCGGTTTTACTTGAACAAGGAAAAGCTAAAAATCCTTGGCCGAATGTTGATGCACAATCCGGCGTTATTCAATGGTATTACGGTTTGAAAGAATATGATTTCTATACTGTTCTGTTTGCTGTTGGAAGAGCATTTGGAGTAGTTGCAAATATTATTTGGGATCGTGGTCTTGGTTATCCAATAGAACGACCGAAATCTGTAACAACAGAAATGTTAGAAGAAGCTGCCGGAATTAAAAGTGCAAATTCATAA
- a CDS encoding PBP1A family penicillin-binding protein, with protein MAKKKKGFINVKNKQLIYTIGIGFLFVFLLLGYLFYSHIVSGLPSLDQLENPKQSLASNVISLDNEFIGQYYRENRREISIDSIPSFVVDALISTEDRKFYDHWGVDLGRFIKAMFKTVFLGKKEGASTITQQLAKNLYDLKVARENLFQTGVRKIREWFTAIQIEQTYTKKEILQMYLNNSFFGNRAYGIEMATQNYFGKSAKELTLPEAAVFIGLLKSHVYYNPIRRPENALMRRNVVLYNMMDNGLISEEEYESLKNIPLKLTAENLNDGMQSSIAPHFVEYVRKQLEVMADKYGYNLYEDGLKIYTTVNYKMQKIANKAAAEHLSSYQKLFDKNWNWSNNKSTLDDLVNKAIRNDRNYQMAKGEEKKRILRSLKNSKKFIDSVKTLAQTIEVGFVCLDATNGEIRAMIGGKNQDFSYGINHATQTKRQPGSSFKPIVYTAALENGLYPAFPIINQEFNYGGWNPHNFDNSTGGFMTLRDGIRTSENLISARLIIEGHVELWQVGRLASKLGIKTKLNLVPSISLGTSEVTLIELTSAYATLANNGIYNEPISILKIEDKDGIIIDQFMHSSKEALSAETTFLITNMLETVMNEGTGTRTRSIHKFYRPAAGKTGTTQDYADAWFMGFTPQLAAGVWVGFDDRRISFTGKYGQGSQAANPIWSNFMREVYSQLDFPFQSFPFPESGNITSVKFCKESIYQFGNPRLYSNDCSTGEVIDYINLKDIPMPFIKGRDNKVNLYTKFYKPDSLSYEAQEIDE; from the coding sequence ATGGCAAAAAAGAAAAAAGGATTTATAAACGTAAAAAATAAACAGCTTATATATACAATTGGAATAGGATTTTTATTTGTATTTCTTCTGCTCGGATATTTATTTTACAGTCATATTGTTTCGGGCTTACCTTCGTTGGATCAGCTTGAAAATCCAAAGCAAAGTTTAGCGAGTAATGTAATTAGTCTCGATAATGAATTTATTGGTCAATATTATAGAGAAAACAGACGAGAAATTAGTATTGATAGTATTCCCTCATTTGTAGTTGATGCTTTAATTTCAACCGAAGATAGAAAATTTTATGATCATTGGGGAGTTGATTTAGGAAGATTTATCAAGGCAATGTTCAAAACTGTTTTCCTTGGAAAAAAGGAAGGCGCAAGTACAATTACACAGCAGTTAGCAAAAAATTTATATGATCTTAAAGTTGCCCGCGAAAATTTATTTCAAACCGGTGTAAGAAAAATTAGAGAATGGTTCACCGCAATTCAAATTGAACAGACTTATACAAAAAAAGAAATTTTGCAAATGTATCTCAATAATTCATTCTTTGGAAATAGAGCCTATGGAATTGAGATGGCAACACAAAATTATTTTGGGAAAAGTGCAAAAGAACTTACGCTTCCGGAAGCTGCAGTTTTTATTGGATTGCTAAAATCGCATGTATATTATAATCCAATTCGCCGCCCGGAAAATGCTTTAATGCGCAGAAATGTCGTTCTTTATAATATGATGGATAATGGATTAATTTCCGAAGAAGAGTATGAATCTTTGAAAAATATTCCATTAAAACTTACAGCAGAAAATTTAAATGATGGAATGCAAAGCTCTATTGCGCCTCATTTTGTTGAATATGTAAGAAAACAACTTGAGGTAATGGCAGATAAATACGGATATAATCTTTATGAAGATGGATTAAAAATTTATACAACTGTAAACTATAAAATGCAAAAAATAGCTAACAAAGCCGCCGCCGAGCATTTAAGTAGTTATCAAAAATTATTTGATAAAAATTGGAATTGGTCAAATAATAAATCAACACTGGATGATCTTGTTAATAAAGCAATTAGAAATGATAGAAATTATCAAATGGCTAAAGGAGAAGAAAAGAAAAGAATTCTAAGATCTTTGAAAAACTCGAAGAAATTTATTGATTCTGTTAAAACCTTAGCACAAACAATTGAAGTTGGATTTGTATGTTTAGATGCGACGAACGGTGAAATCAGAGCAATGATTGGCGGGAAGAATCAAGATTTTAGTTATGGAATAAATCACGCAACGCAAACTAAAAGACAACCGGGATCGTCATTTAAACCAATTGTTTACACAGCCGCATTAGAAAATGGATTATATCCCGCATTCCCAATTATAAATCAAGAGTTTAATTACGGAGGATGGAACCCGCACAATTTTGATAATTCGACCGGCGGATTTATGACATTGCGTGACGGAATAAGAACTTCGGAAAATCTTATTAGTGCAAGGTTGATTATTGAAGGACACGTTGAACTTTGGCAAGTTGGAAGATTAGCAAGTAAATTGGGAATAAAAACAAAATTAAATTTAGTGCCATCAATTTCTTTGGGAACGTCTGAAGTTACGCTTATTGAATTAACTTCAGCATATGCAACTTTAGCAAATAATGGAATATATAATGAGCCGATTTCAATTCTAAAAATTGAAGATAAAGATGGAATTATTATTGATCAATTTATGCATAGTTCAAAAGAAGCATTATCAGCAGAAACAACATTCTTAATTACAAATATGCTTGAAACTGTTATGAATGAAGGAACTGGCACTAGAACAAGGTCAATTCATAAATTTTACCGACCGGCAGCCGGAAAAACCGGAACAACTCAAGATTATGCAGATGCATGGTTTATGGGTTTTACTCCTCAATTAGCTGCGGGCGTTTGGGTTGGGTTTGATGATAGAAGAATTTCATTTACCGGAAAATACGGACAAGGTTCACAAGCAGCAAACCCAATTTGGTCAAATTTTATGCGCGAAGTTTATAGTCAGCTTGATTTTCCGTTTCAATCATTTCCATTTCCGGAAAGTGGAAATATTACATCTGTAAAATTTTGTAAAGAATCTATTTATCAATTCGGAAATCCTAGATTATACTCAAATGATTGTTCAACCGGCGAAGTTATTGATTATATAAATCTTAAAGATATTCCAATGCCGTTTATAAAAGGTAGGGATAATAAAGTTAACCTTTATACAAAATTTTATAAACCTGATAGTTTATCATACGAAGCTCAAGAAATTGATGAATGA
- the glgC gene encoding glucose-1-phosphate adenylyltransferase, translated as MAFTGSALQRETLTMILAGGQGERLHPLTGMRTKPSVPFGGKYRIIDFALSNCLNSGLRKIYVLTQYKSDSLNQHLYEAWNIFNPELGEFIYSIPPQKKTGNEWYQGTADAIYQNLNLMRQRDYTWCLVLGGDHIYKMDYMKMLQYHIEKKADLSIANIITHKEDATRFGIIEIDEDYNVKSFIEKPADPPEIPGKPGFSFANMGIYIFNVKALTDVLEELVDQNTANLDFGKHVIPLMVEKHYKVRAFRFEDENNPDKPYWVDVGTIESYYKASMDLLSVNPDFNLYDSNWPLRTMQRQMPPAKTLSHEGERVGRAINSLVTDGTIISGGLVERSIIGPNVKVNSYTYITDSIIMDNCNIGRHTKIRRAIIDKNVHVPEREEIGFDPDIDRKRFTVSETGIVVIPKNYKF; from the coding sequence ATGGCATTTACAGGTTCAGCACTTCAAAGAGAAACATTAACAATGATTTTAGCCGGCGGACAAGGTGAAAGACTTCATCCGTTAACCGGTATGCGTACAAAACCTTCTGTTCCTTTCGGCGGGAAATACAGAATAATTGATTTTGCTTTATCAAATTGTTTGAACTCCGGCTTACGAAAAATTTATGTTCTAACTCAGTATAAATCTGATTCGTTAAATCAGCATTTATATGAAGCTTGGAATATTTTTAATCCGGAACTTGGAGAATTTATTTATTCAATTCCACCGCAGAAAAAAACCGGAAATGAATGGTACCAAGGTACTGCTGATGCAATTTATCAAAATTTAAACTTAATGCGGCAAAGAGATTATACTTGGTGTTTGGTTCTTGGCGGCGATCATATTTATAAGATGGATTATATGAAAATGCTCCAATACCACATTGAGAAAAAAGCTGATCTTTCCATCGCAAATATTATTACACACAAAGAAGATGCAACTCGTTTTGGAATTATTGAAATTGATGAAGATTACAACGTAAAATCTTTCATCGAAAAACCGGCTGACCCGCCCGAAATTCCTGGCAAACCCGGATTCTCTTTTGCAAATATGGGAATTTATATTTTTAATGTGAAAGCATTAACCGATGTTTTAGAAGAACTTGTTGATCAGAATACTGCTAATTTAGATTTTGGAAAACATGTAATTCCTTTAATGGTTGAAAAACATTATAAAGTTCGCGCATTTAGATTTGAAGATGAAAATAATCCGGACAAGCCTTATTGGGTTGATGTTGGTACTATTGAAAGTTATTACAAAGCAAGCATGGATTTGCTAAGTGTAAATCCCGATTTTAATTTATACGATTCAAATTGGCCTTTGCGCACAATGCAGAGACAAATGCCGCCGGCAAAAACACTTTCGCATGAAGGTGAAAGAGTTGGAAGAGCAATAAATTCGCTTGTTACAGATGGAACAATTATTTCCGGCGGATTGGTGGAAAGATCCATTATTGGTCCAAATGTAAAAGTTAACAGTTACACTTATATTACGGATTCTATAATAATGGATAACTGTAATATTGGAAGACATACAAAAATTCGCCGAGCAATTATTGATAAAAATGTTCATGTTCCGGAAAGAGAAGAAATTGGTTTTGATCCGGATATTGATAGAAAACGATTTACAGTTTCTGAAACCGGCATTGTTGTTATTCCAAAAAATTATAAATTCTAA
- a CDS encoding phytoene/squalene synthase family protein, whose amino-acid sequence MIETSSEISKKSKSSFYYTFAFLPKKKREAIKTVYAFCRMTDDIVDNNFESKEARFEKLKKWKDEFELSLKEKSNNSILVELKTVIDTFKIHVKPFFDLIDGVEMDLEKNRFENFDELKKYCYNVASTVGLMTIPIFGYKLKDTEKFAINLGIALQLTNIIRDVKTDGKNNRIYLPKEDLLKFNYSESDLLNSVYNEKFIELMKYQTTRARKFYNDADKFLSTKDKSNMFTARAMEYIYLRLLDKIEQENFDVFSKKIRVSNLNKIFIALSVFIKYKTFYKWLSV is encoded by the coding sequence ATTATAGAAACTTCAAGCGAAATATCGAAAAAAAGTAAAAGCAGTTTTTATTATACTTTTGCATTTTTACCGAAAAAGAAAAGAGAGGCGATAAAAACAGTATATGCATTTTGCAGAATGACTGATGATATTGTTGATAATAATTTTGAATCGAAAGAAGCTCGGTTTGAAAAATTAAAAAAGTGGAAAGATGAATTTGAATTATCATTAAAAGAGAAATCAAATAATTCAATATTAGTTGAACTAAAAACAGTTATTGATACATTTAAAATACATGTAAAACCTTTCTTCGATTTAATTGACGGCGTTGAAATGGATTTGGAGAAAAACAGATTTGAAAATTTTGACGAGTTAAAAAAATATTGCTATAATGTTGCTTCTACAGTTGGACTTATGACAATCCCGATTTTTGGATATAAACTTAAAGACACAGAAAAATTTGCAATTAATTTGGGAATTGCACTTCAGTTAACAAATATAATTCGTGATGTAAAAACCGACGGAAAAAATAATAGAATTTATTTACCAAAAGAAGATTTGCTAAAATTTAATTATTCGGAATCTGATTTGTTAAATTCAGTTTACAATGAAAAGTTTATTGAATTAATGAAATATCAAACAACACGGGCAAGAAAATTTTACAATGATGCAGATAAATTTTTATCGACTAAAGATAAATCAAATATGTTTACGGCGCGTGCAATGGAATATATTTATTTACGACTTCTCGATAAAATTGAGCAAGAAAATTTTGATGTGTTTTCCAAAAAAATTAGAGTATCAAATCTCAATAAAATATTTATTGCTCTTTCAGTTTTTATAAAATATAAAACATTTTATAAATGGCTAAGTGTATAA
- a CDS encoding oleate hydratase has protein sequence MAKCIIVGGGLAGLSAAVYLSKNGHQIELIDSSPKLGGRTYSFFNEKFNSEVDNGQHLLMGSYKLTLEFLKLINAFDKLEFQDNLKIVYINTESEKFKIDASKYFYPLNLLNAIWNFNALNLNEKFHFINFVISIPFISNSKLEKLTVAEWLKNNKQSENAIKSFWANLTVSALNTNIEDASAILFKNMLLKIFFTGNKSSTILIPKDNLSKIFVEPTLEYLNKMKFSYSVSEKLESIKIENNSVKEIKTNKRTLTQFDNLVLAIPYHQISKIKCNEKLLESDFGDYDTSAIISVNLKLKENIFTEKFISLIDSQIHWVFNHEEFITLVISDANSLIQLSQNQIIEICITELQKYFSDFNKNLITDSFVIKEKRATIKSNLEFENFRSKIEAKISNVFFIGDWTNTGLPQTIESAIYSGMKAANQIKK, from the coding sequence ATGGCTAAGTGTATAATAGTTGGCGGCGGATTAGCCGGATTATCTGCAGCAGTTTACCTATCAAAAAATGGCCACCAAATTGAATTAATTGATTCTTCACCTAAACTTGGCGGAAGAACATATTCTTTTTTCAACGAAAAATTTAATTCTGAAGTTGATAACGGCCAGCATTTATTGATGGGATCTTATAAATTAACTTTGGAATTTTTAAAGTTGATAAATGCATTCGATAAATTAGAATTTCAAGATAATTTAAAAATTGTTTATATAAATACAGAAAGTGAAAAATTTAAAATTGATGCTTCAAAATATTTTTATCCTTTAAACTTGTTAAATGCAATTTGGAATTTTAATGCATTAAACCTAAATGAGAAATTCCATTTTATAAATTTTGTAATTTCAATTCCTTTTATAAGCAATTCCAAATTAGAAAAATTAACTGTTGCTGAGTGGTTAAAAAATAATAAACAATCAGAAAATGCAATAAAATCTTTCTGGGCAAATTTAACGGTAAGTGCGTTAAACACCAATATTGAAGACGCTTCCGCAATATTATTTAAAAACATGCTGCTGAAAATATTTTTCACCGGAAATAAATCATCAACTATATTAATTCCTAAAGATAATTTAAGTAAAATATTTGTTGAACCAACTTTGGAATATTTAAATAAAATGAAATTTAGTTATTCTGTCTCTGAAAAATTAGAAAGTATTAAAATTGAAAATAATTCTGTTAAAGAAATTAAAACAAATAAAAGAACTTTAACACAATTTGATAATCTGGTTTTAGCAATTCCGTATCATCAAATAAGTAAAATAAAGTGCAATGAGAAATTATTGGAAAGCGATTTTGGCGATTATGATACTTCCGCAATAATTTCTGTAAATCTAAAACTTAAAGAAAATATTTTCACAGAAAAATTTATTTCATTAATTGATTCTCAAATTCATTGGGTTTTTAATCACGAAGAATTTATAACTCTTGTAATTAGTGATGCAAATAGCTTAATCCAACTTTCGCAAAACCAAATCATTGAAATTTGTATTACAGAATTACAAAAATATTTCTCGGACTTTAACAAAAATTTAATAACCGATAGTTTTGTAATAAAAGAAAAAAGAGCAACAATAAAATCAAATTTAGAATTTGAAAATTTTAGAAGTAAAATAGAAGCAAAAATTAGTAATGTTTTCTTTATCGGAGATTGGACAAATACTGGTTTACCTCAAACTATAGAAAGTGCAATTTACAGCGGAATGAAAGCTGCAAATCAAATTAAAAAATAA
- the hpnC gene encoding squalene synthase HpnC → MSDQIIKSELTLLYNQAIDFTNSHYENFPVLSFFVPKKLRKYVAVVYQFARQADDISDEGNHSNQKKLIELEKYENELIQSFNQNYKNDFWKVFYHTIISKNLTKENFINLIKAFKQDLIKFRYNDFDDLLNYCKNSADPVGRIILEIYEIRNKEAKKYSDLICTALQLTNFYQDVSIDFKKGRIYIPQNEMKKFSVGENDFQNTSSNNIQFVELMKFQIERTKKMFLEGRKLLDFLPFRLRMQILVTIKSGEAILYKLENINYDVLNQRPKLSKIDFIKIFSSAIIFGK, encoded by the coding sequence TTGAGTGATCAAATTATAAAATCTGAATTAACACTTCTTTACAATCAAGCAATTGATTTTACTAATTCTCATTATGAAAATTTTCCCGTACTATCATTTTTCGTTCCTAAAAAATTAAGAAAATATGTTGCTGTAGTTTATCAATTTGCTCGGCAAGCTGATGATATTTCTGATGAAGGAAATCATTCCAATCAAAAAAAACTAATTGAACTTGAGAAATATGAAAATGAATTGATTCAGTCTTTCAATCAAAATTATAAAAATGATTTTTGGAAAGTTTTTTATCATACCATAATTTCAAAAAATTTAACAAAAGAAAATTTTATTAATTTGATAAAAGCATTTAAACAAGATTTGATAAAATTTAGATATAATGATTTTGATGATTTATTAAATTATTGCAAAAATAGTGCTGATCCAGTTGGTAGAATAATTTTGGAAATTTATGAAATAAGAAATAAAGAAGCTAAAAAATATTCCGATTTAATTTGTACTGCATTGCAATTAACAAACTTTTATCAAGATGTTTCAATAGATTTTAAAAAAGGAAGAATTTATATCCCACAAAATGAAATGAAAAAATTTTCAGTTGGCGAAAATGATTTTCAAAATACTTCGAGTAACAATATTCAATTTGTTGAGTTAATGAAGTTTCAAATTGAACGAACAAAAAAAATGTTTTTAGAAGGAAGAAAATTATTAGACTTTTTACCATTTAGATTGCGCATGCAAATTTTAGTTACAATTAAAAGCGGCGAAGCAATTCTATATAAATTAGAAAATATAAATTATGATGTGTTAAATCAAAGACCAAAATTAAGTAAAATTGATTTCATTAAAATTTTTTCATCAGCGATAATTTTTGGAAAATAA
- a CDS encoding M1 family metallopeptidase, translated as MKVKKKYFFFGCSTLFFISVVAFIFIIKQNFNISTEDGITFVENGFRFNPSQISNIEDYISSNQKKLDILHYNIDLELFPEKEEIFGTTIITGISRSKNLDKIELNFHDNFDVSKVELNNKSASYLYDDNKIIISTNQSLIDTFQLKIKYSGTPKSLGFGSFRFAKNNIDPVIYTLNEPIYASTWFPCNDSPSDKVFADVNITCDSALTAVSNGILKSVKSEKGKKTFHWETKYPIATYLIFFAASKYKLFSDYYVNEQNDSMKIEYFVFPEDLEKSKKDFSIHPKAIKFFSQTFGEYPFINEKYGVAEFMWSFGAMENQTITGVGKNFISGSQFFTDLLVHELAHQWWGNAVTLSSWKDIWLNEGFSTYSEALYWENGSGFSSLQSTMKSFLTDFNGTTLYNPENLFDRIIYNKGAWVLHMLRKEIGDENFFKLLKKYYESFKYKNASTNDFIKLAQSFSKNDLTKFFDQWIFKGNGLIEIEYSFSPEGNNTNEILLKVNQVQKGYEEYRFPLEIKFQFENDSSKIENIFIKKRQNAFKFNFDKKVKDLVLDPNGWLAFRSAQILKEK; from the coding sequence ATGAAAGTCAAGAAAAAATATTTCTTTTTTGGATGTTCAACCTTATTTTTTATAAGTGTTGTCGCTTTTATATTTATTATAAAACAAAATTTTAATATTTCTACGGAAGATGGAATTACATTTGTAGAAAACGGTTTTAGATTTAATCCTTCGCAAATTTCTAATATTGAAGATTATATTTCATCAAATCAAAAAAAACTTGATATTTTACATTACAATATTGATTTGGAACTTTTTCCAGAAAAAGAAGAAATCTTTGGAACAACAATAATTACGGGAATTTCAAGAAGTAAAAATCTGGATAAAATTGAATTGAATTTTCATGATAATTTTGATGTTTCAAAAGTGGAGTTGAACAACAAATCTGCAAGTTATTTGTATGATGATAATAAAATTATTATTTCAACAAATCAAAGTTTGATTGATACATTTCAGCTAAAAATAAAATATTCCGGAACTCCCAAAAGTTTGGGATTTGGTTCCTTCAGATTTGCAAAAAATAATATTGATCCGGTAATTTACACTTTGAACGAACCGATTTATGCGTCAACTTGGTTTCCATGCAATGATTCGCCATCTGACAAAGTTTTTGCCGATGTAAATATTACTTGCGATTCAGCTTTAACAGCCGTTTCAAATGGAATTCTAAAAAGTGTTAAATCAGAAAAAGGTAAAAAAACTTTTCATTGGGAAACAAAATACCCAATTGCGACATATTTAATTTTCTTTGCCGCTTCAAAGTATAAATTATTTTCTGATTATTATGTGAATGAGCAAAACGATTCGATGAAAATTGAATATTTTGTTTTTCCGGAAGATTTAGAAAAGTCAAAAAAAGATTTCAGCATTCATCCAAAAGCAATAAAATTTTTCTCGCAAACTTTCGGCGAATATCCTTTCATAAATGAAAAATACGGAGTTGCAGAATTTATGTGGAGTTTCGGCGCAATGGAAAATCAAACAATTACCGGTGTCGGAAAAAATTTTATAAGTGGTTCACAATTTTTTACAGATTTATTAGTCCACGAACTTGCGCATCAATGGTGGGGAAATGCAGTAACATTATCAAGCTGGAAAGATATTTGGTTGAATGAAGGATTTTCGACTTATTCTGAAGCTTTATATTGGGAAAACGGAAGCGGGTTTAGCTCACTTCAATCTACAATGAAATCTTTTTTGACTGATTTTAACGGAACAACTTTGTATAATCCCGAAAATTTATTTGATAGAATTATTTACAACAAAGGTGCATGGGTCTTGCACATGCTACGAAAAGAAATTGGTGATGAAAATTTCTTCAAACTTCTCAAAAAATATTATGAATCATTTAAATATAAAAATGCTTCAACTAACGACTTTATAAAACTTGCGCAAAGTTTCAGCAAAAATGATTTAACAAAATTTTTTGATCAGTGGATTTTTAAGGGAAATGGATTAATTGAAATTGAATATTCTTTTTCACCCGAAGGAAACAATACAAATGAAATTTTGTTAAAAGTTAATCAAGTTCAAAAAGGTTATGAAGAATATCGTTTTCCGCTTGAAATAAAATTCCAATTTGAAAATGATTCAAGCAAAATAGAAAATATTTTTATAAAGAAAAGACAAAATGCTTTCAAATTTAATTTTGATAAAAAAGTTAAAGATTTGGTACTTGATCCAAACGGATGGCTGGCTTTCCGATCTGCGCAAATTTTAAAAGAAAAATAA